DNA from Algisphaera agarilytica:
GCTTCGTCCCCATGATCGGCTCCGACGCCTGGCCGGGTTAAGTTTCTGCATCATCCGTATATACCTCTAGCCACTACCATTTCACCTTTCGTGCGGTATATTGTGATGTCTTACGTTGTATCAATTACGGGGAAAGCCTGATGGTCATGCAAAAACTCAAACTTTCGGTGGCGGCAGTTGTGGTATGCACGTTTGTTGCGTCTAGCGCCCATGCGGTGGCGGTGACGCAAGATGGTCCATTCGTTTGGGGGCCAGACCGCATAATCCGCATGAATATCACCAACGATGATGTGGGGGCGACGTACAACTCGCTTACGATCGACACCTCGCACCTCTTCGACCAGCTCGCCGCGGCCAACGGGATGACGCTGGCAGATGTCATCTCACAGTCTTGGGTAGGCACGATTACCACAACCCAGGGTGTTGATTACACCGGTTGGTTCGGCAACTTTGATGCGTCTGGGGATATTCAGATCACAAACGTCGGTGGCACCGCGGGCATTACATACGAAACGTTCGACTACAACCACGGCATACGATTGTTTTTCATTACCCC
Protein-coding regions in this window:
- a CDS encoding PEP-CTERM sorting domain-containing protein, giving the protein MQKLKLSVAAVVVCTFVASSAHAVAVTQDGPFVWGPDRIIRMNITNDDVGATYNSLTIDTSHLFDQLAAANGMTLADVISQSWVGTITTTQGVDYTGWFGNFDASGDIQITNVGGTAGITYETFDYNHGIRLFFITPTALSPLGIGYGLANAGLVEAKDDAGLGASSYYGSGNTYIVLPEPGTLAFLGLAGLGLLARRRSA